In a genomic window of Bacillota bacterium:
- a CDS encoding GNAT family N-acetyltransferase has protein sequence MYWEQIYEEAKSKPAAKSAVAGGNNDVKKIIKALPAAEKKMLGPRWFFDESQYRYIHKVNGQLAGFIESRNTRNNGHLHLAVHPDYRGKKIANKMVKKAIKEIPQQFPEVKKIYWVTDANNKASIYMAQKHGFTQTSKRNGEIRYVLDVNTNQKPKGVKENMNGILEALGQLTRLQEAGRTVSKANEAKIKAAIQALQDIINKLNAGSTVSESEQREAVEEAVCLVEAERTHSEIRSILRAALKTMYNDKYGPFIMDTADSFVIYERDNPSDNKIYKVNYTIDDNNKVTFGDPVQVIRKTIWEQVQQPTRTTESQTGTETEISGEFIPLVEKGVRRDGTIPIKVIGPGWGNSGYYSKDVLKQDAGVYKAGTKMYWDHPTKSEESERPERSLRDMAAVLVSDGRFEENGADGPGVYADAKVFGPYQEALSELAPHIGVSHRALGKAKVGEVEGKTGPIIEKVVAAESVDFVTTPGAGGKVLELFEAARGGNKLNQQFKEGDGNVSDQELKELREAKTKLEEDNKRLQESLILRESRDFVLGELMDSKLPDITKQRLVESLANSPALDKDEFKKKIKEAVDAEIDYLAKVTGSGEIRGMGEGGNGGGEVNMEEAQKTLESSFSRLGLSESAAKNAARGREV, from the coding sequence ATGTATTGGGAACAGATTTACGAAGAGGCTAAAAGTAAACCTGCTGCTAAAAGTGCAGTTGCGGGTGGCAATAACGATGTTAAAAAGATAATCAAAGCATTGCCGGCAGCTGAAAAGAAAATGCTTGGACCCCGGTGGTTTTTTGACGAATCCCAGTACCGCTATATCCATAAAGTAAATGGTCAACTGGCAGGATTTATTGAAAGTAGGAATACCCGGAACAATGGACATTTACACCTTGCCGTTCACCCTGATTACCGAGGTAAAAAGATTGCCAACAAGATGGTTAAGAAAGCAATAAAGGAGATACCCCAGCAATTCCCCGAGGTGAAAAAGATTTATTGGGTGACGGATGCCAATAATAAAGCATCAATTTACATGGCGCAAAAGCATGGGTTTACCCAAACATCTAAGAGAAACGGGGAGATCAGGTATGTTTTAGATGTTAATACCAATCAAAAACCGAAGGGGGTTAAAGAAAACATGAATGGAATACTGGAAGCCTTGGGGCAGCTAACCAGACTCCAGGAGGCCGGGCGAACCGTAAGCAAGGCCAACGAGGCGAAAATAAAAGCTGCCATTCAGGCATTGCAGGACATTATCAACAAACTGAATGCCGGCAGCACCGTATCCGAGTCCGAGCAGCGGGAAGCTGTTGAAGAGGCTGTCTGTCTGGTTGAGGCCGAGCGTACCCACAGTGAGATCAGAAGCATACTTCGGGCAGCGCTAAAAACAATGTACAACGACAAATATGGGCCGTTCATTATGGACACCGCTGATAGCTTTGTCATTTATGAGCGGGATAATCCCAGTGACAACAAGATTTATAAGGTCAACTACACCATTGATGATAACAACAAGGTTACCTTCGGGGACCCGGTACAGGTGATACGAAAAACTATTTGGGAACAGGTACAACAACCTACCCGTACCACGGAATCCCAAACCGGTACCGAAACTGAAATATCTGGTGAATTTATTCCCCTGGTGGAAAAGGGTGTCCGCCGGGATGGGACAATCCCGATTAAAGTCATTGGCCCGGGCTGGGGCAACAGTGGGTATTATAGCAAGGATGTTTTGAAGCAGGATGCCGGCGTATATAAAGCCGGTACTAAAATGTACTGGGATCATCCGACCAAGAGTGAAGAAAGCGAGAGGCCAGAACGATCCCTCCGGGACATGGCGGCAGTGCTGGTATCTGATGGTAGATTCGAGGAGAATGGTGCTGATGGCCCCGGTGTTTATGCTGATGCAAAGGTGTTTGGTCCATATCAGGAGGCTTTGTCTGAACTGGCCCCGCACATCGGCGTCAGCCACAGGGCTTTGGGTAAGGCAAAGGTCGGGGAAGTTGAAGGCAAGACAGGACCAATTATTGAAAAGGTAGTGGCCGCTGAATCAGTAGATTTTGTAACCACACCTGGCGCCGGCGGCAAAGTGTTGGAGCTTTTCGAGGCGGCCAGGGGTGGAAATAAACTTAATCAGCAGTTTAAAGAAGGGGATGGTAATGTGAGTGATCAAGAGTTGAAAGAACTGCGGGAAGCTAAAACCAAACTGGAAGAGGATAATAAGCGGCTGCAGGAATCTCTGATTCTAAGAGAATCCAGGGATTTTGTTTTGGGTGAATTGATGGACTCAAAACTTCCGGACATCACCAAACAGCGCCTGGTGGAAAGCCTGGCTAACAGTCCCGCACTGGATAAGGATGAATTCAAAAAGAAAATCAAAGAGGCTGTGGACGCGGAGATTGATTACTTGGCCAAGGTAACCGGATCCGGTGAGATCCGCGGCATGGGTGAAGGCGGCAATGGTGGTGGGGAAGTCAACATGGAAGAAGCACAAAAAACATTGGAAAGCTCCTTCTCGCGGCTTGGCCTAAGTGAAAGCGCAGCCAAGAACGCGGCCAGGGGCAGGGAGGTTTAA